The genomic DNA GAAGTTTCTGTAATGGGGATGGAGCGAAGGGGGTAGCGTGCTTAGCCAAATTTAAAGTCCAACTTAAGAAATTGAGGATGAAACAATGAACGAGGCAAAACCTTTTGTAATAGACAAGCGATTGGTGTGGGAAGCTTACCACAAGGTGAAGGAAAACAAGGGCAGTGCGGGTATCGATAAGGTTGACCAGAAGACATTTGACAAAGAAATGTCCAAGAACCTTTATAAGATATGGAATCGCATGAGTTCTGGATGCTACTTTCCCAAAGCGGTAAAGCTGGTAGAAATACCCAAATCCAATGGCGGTACTCGCCCTCTGGGCATACCGACGATTGAATATAGAATAGCGCAGCAGGTAGTAGTATCAGTACTGACTCCCATACTCGAACCTATCTTCAAGGAAGATTCCTACGGCTATCGTCCAGGCAAGGGAGCGAATCAAGCCATAGCCAAGGCTAAGGAGCGCTGTTATGTGACTCCCTGGGTGCTTGATATGGACATAAGTAAGTTCTTTGACACAATCAATCATGAATTGTTGATGAAGGCTATCCGCAAGCATACAGAGGAGAAATGGGTACTTCTATACATTGAGCGGTGGCTCAAGGTTCCCAATCAGACATCGAAAGGTGAAGTGATAGAGCGAACGATGGGAGTTCCCCAAGGTTCTGTGATAGGTCCGGTTTTGGCAAACTTGTTCCTTCATTACGTCTTTGACGAATGGATGTTGCGTAACTATCCAACGATTCCGTTTGAGCGTTATGCAGATGACACCATCTGCCACTGCGTATCGGAGAAGCAAGCCCGGTTCTTGAAAGCTGTTCTAATGAAACGCTTTGAAGAATGTGGATTGAAACTGAATGAGGAGAAGACAAAGATAGTCTATTGTAAGGATAGCAATCGAAGAGGTGACTCGGAGCATACTTCCTTTGACTTTCTAGGCTTTACCTTCAGACCTAGAGGTGCAAGAAACAGAAAGACGGGTCAAAACTTTACTGCTTTTCTCCCTGCAATAAGCAATAAGTCGATGAAGAGGATTAAAGAAGCCGTAAGGGCTTGGAAACTGAATCGTAAGACTTTTGCTTGTCTGCTAGACATAAGCACTGAAGTTGATACGCAGATTAGTGGATGGATGAACTACTTTGTACCCTATCCACGTCTAGATTAATAAAGAATATAAACTAAGAAACAAAAGAGTTAAGTACGAAGAGCCGTGTGATGGGAGACTGTCAAGCACGGTTCCGAGAGAAGGGTGGGTGAAATTCCCTCCACTTACTCGACTGCTGCACTCGGCATCATATTGACGAGGATTTTTGAAATAACAAAGGAATATAAAATGATAGATACAAGACTGAAAGTTTTCAGAAGTGTGGCTACACTCCTGAGTTTCACTAAGGCTGCCAACGAACTGTTCATCAGTCAGCCTGCCATCAGTAAGCACATACAAGAGCTTGAAAAGGAATATGGGGTGCAACTGTTCGACAGAATCGGCAATCGCATCCAGCTCACCCGTGCCGGACAACTTATGCTTGACCATGCCTGCAAGATTATCGATGCCTATCAGAATCTCGATTTCGACATGAAGAAGCTCACAGAGAAATCAGGTGGCGAACTGCGCATCGGAGCCAGTACCACCATCTCACAATATGTTCTCCCCGAACTGATTGCTGAATTCAGGAAACTATACCCCGACATTCGTATTACCCTGCTCAGCGGAAATTCTCATGAGATAGAGGATGCGCTTGCTGCAGGAAGGATAGATCTGGGTATGGTGGAAGGCATCAAGCGGCAGCCCACCTTTAAATACACTCCTTTCATGAAAGATGAGCTGGTGGCGTTCGTACATTGTTCCAATCCCCTAGCCCAGCAAGATGAGATTTCTTTGAATCTTCTCAGGCAGACACCGATTGTACTGCGTGAATTAGGTTCCGGAACCTTGGATGTCATCCAAAAAGCCCTGCAGGAAAACGGCATTGCTCTTTCTGATCTGAACATTGAGATGAATCTGGGAACCACAGAGGGCATCAAGCATTTCGTGGAACATTCCTTAAGCATGGGTATCATCAGCATAAGAGCCATCTACAGGAGTATCTATGAACAAGTATTCAAGGTTCTGGAAATTGAGAATCTGAAGATGGAACGAGAATTTCTATTTGTTGAGAAGAGGGGCGAGACCGCTAAACTCCAGCAGACATTCAAGAGATTTATAACTAAAGATTATAACGTATAGTTATTATGTATATACAACATCTCATGATTTTTCGTACCTTTGCACCCGCTTTTCAAAAGCGAATAACCGACAAAAAAAGAAAAATATGAGATTATCAGAACAAAGGAGCAGTATGCTGCATGGCGTATTGCTCATCGCGCTCTTCGCATGCGCTGCTTTCTACATCGGTGGCATGGACTGTGTGAAAGCTCTTTCGTTTAGCCCCATGGTAGTGGGCATCATCATTGGTATGCTCTATGCCAATAGTTTACGTAACAACCTGCCTGATACCTGGGTACCGGGCATCAAGTTTTGCAGCAAGCGAATCCTCCGCACAGGCATCATCCTTTATGGTTTCAAGCTCACCTTCCAGGATGTGATGGCTGTGGGCTTCTCTGCCATCGTAATGGATGCCATCATCGTATGCGGCACCATCGGTTTGGGAATCCTGGTGGGAAGACTCCTGAAAATTGACCGCAGCATCGCACTGCTCACCGCTTGCGGAAGTGCCATCTGTGGAGCTGCTGCAGTATTGGGTATAGATGGGGCCATTCGTCCGAAGCCTTACAAGACGGCAGTAGCCGTAGCCACCGTAGTCATCTTTGGAACATTATCCATGTTCCTCTACCCTATTCTCTACAGGGCTGGCATCTTTGACCTATCACCAGATATGATGGGACTCTTTACGGGTTCCACCGTTCATGAAGTAGCCCATGTGGTAGGTGCAGCCAATGCCATGGGAGCCGAGGTGAGCAACAATGCCATCATTGTGAAGATGATAAGGGTGATGATGCTGGTACCGGTATTACTGGTGATTGCATGGACCGTTGCAAGGGATGTTGCCAAAAGAGATAATCTGGAAAATACTGATACCAACAAGCCTAAAATCAGCATTCCATGGTTTGCCATTCTCTTCCTGGTAGTGATCGGATTCAATTCTCTTGATTTGCTTCCGGAAAGCATAGTGGATTGGATTAACCAACTGGACACCTTCCTCCTGACCATGTCCATGGCAGCATTGGGAGCCGAAACAAGCTTTGACAAATTCAAGAAAGCTGGCATTAAGCCTTTCCTCTTGGCTGCCATTCTTTATTGCTGGCTCATTGGAGGTGGATATTGTCTGGTGAAGTTTGCCATTCCTTACTTGCAATAATAGTATCACATATATGATACTGTCAAAACAGAATATCCATGTGAAATATTGAACGATTCACATGGATATTTTTATTCGTTAACGTCTTTACTTTCTTCTTCTCCAAGGTATTTCAACCGTAGGCTCGTAAGCTTTCAAGTCTTCATCACCTGTAAAGCTTTCAACTTCATATCCTAAATCTGTATAATATTTTACCACCTCAACAATAGAAGCATCGCCTAAAGCTTGCCCTCCTATAACAGTGATCTTCCACTTCTCTGCCAACTTTTTTAAGTTTTCAGGATTCCACAAACTGCTTTGTTCAGTAAATGTAGCCCATGGTGATTTCTCATCAGCCGAATCGATCATGATTTGAGCAAATTCCTCACCTAATGACATTCTGTCTCCTGAAGAATGAGCTATATGATTTTCTGTCTCAATGATCGTTGCCAGTGGCAGGATAAAGGTTGTTCCTTTCTTCTTTTCTTCCTCTATTTTCTCTGAGACCTTCTCGTATGTAACCAAGGCATTGCTTGGACCACAAGTTTCCTTTCCTGATACTTTGAGCCAAACGTAAAGTACACTCGTATCAATCACCAATACCTTTCTCATTATATTTTATCGTTAACCATCATTCTACCAATTGTTCCTGAAGCCA from Segatella copri includes the following:
- the ltrA gene encoding group II intron reverse transcriptase/maturase, with the protein product MNEAKPFVIDKRLVWEAYHKVKENKGSAGIDKVDQKTFDKEMSKNLYKIWNRMSSGCYFPKAVKLVEIPKSNGGTRPLGIPTIEYRIAQQVVVSVLTPILEPIFKEDSYGYRPGKGANQAIAKAKERCYVTPWVLDMDISKFFDTINHELLMKAIRKHTEEKWVLLYIERWLKVPNQTSKGEVIERTMGVPQGSVIGPVLANLFLHYVFDEWMLRNYPTIPFERYADDTICHCVSEKQARFLKAVLMKRFEECGLKLNEEKTKIVYCKDSNRRGDSEHTSFDFLGFTFRPRGARNRKTGQNFTAFLPAISNKSMKRIKEAVRAWKLNRKTFACLLDISTEVDTQISGWMNYFVPYPRLD
- a CDS encoding LysR family transcriptional regulator, which produces MIDTRLKVFRSVATLLSFTKAANELFISQPAISKHIQELEKEYGVQLFDRIGNRIQLTRAGQLMLDHACKIIDAYQNLDFDMKKLTEKSGGELRIGASTTISQYVLPELIAEFRKLYPDIRITLLSGNSHEIEDALAAGRIDLGMVEGIKRQPTFKYTPFMKDELVAFVHCSNPLAQQDEISLNLLRQTPIVLRELGSGTLDVIQKALQENGIALSDLNIEMNLGTTEGIKHFVEHSLSMGIISIRAIYRSIYEQVFKVLEIENLKMEREFLFVEKRGETAKLQQTFKRFITKDYNV
- a CDS encoding YeiH family protein, coding for MRLSEQRSSMLHGVLLIALFACAAFYIGGMDCVKALSFSPMVVGIIIGMLYANSLRNNLPDTWVPGIKFCSKRILRTGIILYGFKLTFQDVMAVGFSAIVMDAIIVCGTIGLGILVGRLLKIDRSIALLTACGSAICGAAAVLGIDGAIRPKPYKTAVAVATVVIFGTLSMFLYPILYRAGIFDLSPDMMGLFTGSTVHEVAHVVGAANAMGAEVSNNAIIVKMIRVMMLVPVLLVIAWTVARDVAKRDNLENTDTNKPKISIPWFAILFLVVIGFNSLDLLPESIVDWINQLDTFLLTMSMAALGAETSFDKFKKAGIKPFLLAAILYCWLIGGGYCLVKFAIPYLQ